From Desulfuromonadales bacterium, one genomic window encodes:
- a CDS encoding PLP-dependent aspartate aminotransferase family protein, with product MDQKTQLSLASRIVQIGVGRDEKTGAISFPIYPSATYRHPGVGESTGFDYTRSGNPTRQMLEEGLALLEGGSRGLAFSSGMAALTTLFLHFSAGDHLVVSEDLYGGTYRVLAQVFAKLGLTATYVDTTKTAAVADAVNPQTKAILVETPGNPLLGVADLTALADLCRQRKLLFIVDNTFLTPLLQRPLDLGADVVIHSATKYLSGHNDLCAGALVARDPALGERLYFLQNSTGAILPPQDCWLLIRSLKTLALRMERHCQSALTVARWLKTQPKVTAVYYPGLEDHPGHELSKTQAKGFGGMLSFRVESPEVARAALKKLCLISFAESLGGVESLMTLPAVQTHGDIPKEERERLGISESLLRLSVGIEDVNDIIADLEQALS from the coding sequence ATGGATCAGAAAACGCAACTTTCACTGGCCAGCCGCATCGTGCAGATCGGCGTCGGCCGCGACGAGAAAACCGGGGCGATCAGCTTTCCCATCTACCCCAGCGCCACCTACCGCCACCCCGGGGTGGGAGAAAGCACCGGCTTCGACTACACCCGCTCGGGCAACCCGACCCGGCAGATGCTGGAGGAAGGGCTCGCTCTGCTCGAGGGGGGGAGCCGTGGCCTCGCCTTTTCCTCTGGGATGGCGGCGCTGACCACTCTCTTCCTGCACTTTTCCGCCGGCGACCATCTGGTCGTCTCCGAAGACCTCTACGGCGGCACCTACCGGGTGCTGGCCCAGGTCTTCGCCAAGCTGGGGCTGACCGCCACCTACGTCGACACGACGAAAACCGCAGCGGTGGCGGACGCCGTTAACCCGCAGACGAAGGCCATCCTGGTGGAGACGCCGGGCAATCCCCTGCTTGGCGTCGCCGACCTGACGGCGCTTGCCGACCTCTGCCGGCAGCGCAAGCTTCTGTTCATCGTCGACAACACCTTCCTCACCCCGCTGCTGCAGCGGCCGCTGGACCTCGGCGCCGACGTCGTGATACACTCGGCGACCAAGTACCTCAGCGGACACAACGACCTCTGTGCCGGCGCCCTGGTTGCCAGAGACCCGGCCCTCGGCGAACGCCTCTACTTCCTGCAGAACTCCACCGGCGCCATCCTCCCGCCGCAGGACTGCTGGCTGCTGATCCGCAGCCTCAAGACCCTGGCGTTGCGCATGGAGCGCCACTGCCAGAGCGCTCTCACGGTCGCCCGCTGGCTGAAGACGCAGCCGAAGGTGACCGCCGTCTACTATCCGGGGCTGGAAGACCACCCCGGCCACGAACTGTCGAAGACGCAGGCAAAGGGGTTCGGCGGCATGCTCTCCTTTCGCGTCGAAAGCCCCGAAGTGGCCCGGGCGGCACTGAAGAAGCTGTGCCTGATCTCCTTTGCCGAAAGCCTCGGCGGTGTCGAATCGCTCATGACCCTGCCGGCGGTGCAAACGCACGGCGACATCCCCAAGGAGGAGCGGGAGCGTCTCGGCATCAGCGAGTCCCTCCTGCGCCTCTCGGTGGGAATCGAGGACGTGAACGACATCATCGCCGACCTGGAACAGGCTCTGAGTTGA
- the cysN gene encoding sulfate adenylyltransferase subunit CysN produces the protein MAHQSDLIAQDILAYLKTQEEKSMLRFITCGSVDDGKSTLIGRLLWDSKMVFEDQLAALEADSKRVGTQGENIDYALLLDGLQAEREQGITIDVAYRFFSTDKRKFIVADTPGHEQYTRNMVTGASTAQVAVILIDARKGVLTQTRRHSYLVSLVGIRHVVLAINKMDLVDYSTERFEAIRREYEAFAAGLGFDQIAAIPISALNGDNVLTRSEKTSWHQGPTLMEYLETVQVADAAGQKPFRMRVQWVNRPNLDFRGFCGTIASGMVHPGDEVVVCSSGQTSRIARIVTMDGDLSRAVAGQAVTLTLTDEIDISRGDTLASPEERPYHSDRLEAKVVWLHEEPLLPGRSYLLKAGSSTAPAQVAELKFKVNVNTLQQEAGKTLQLNEVGICSLSLGKPISFDSYRENRGTGNFILIDRLTNATVGAGMIHQPLLQPGSGHWQSLDLDKKSRAELKGQKPRVLWFTGLPGAGKSTIANLVEKKLHSLGRHTYLLDGDNLRQGLSCDLDFSDAGQVEHIRRVAEVARLFLDAGLIVLASVTSPFRSERRTAREILEPGEFVEIFVDTPLPVCEERDTTGLYRKARAGEIRNVAGIDLAYEVPENPEITVNGAQTSAEVLAEQIVRELYG, from the coding sequence ATGGCTCACCAATCCGATTTGATCGCTCAGGACATCCTGGCCTATCTCAAGACCCAGGAAGAAAAGTCGATGCTGCGTTTCATCACCTGCGGCAGCGTCGACGACGGCAAGAGCACCCTCATCGGCCGACTTCTCTGGGATTCCAAGATGGTCTTCGAGGACCAGTTGGCGGCACTGGAGGCCGACAGCAAACGCGTCGGCACCCAGGGGGAAAACATCGACTATGCCCTGCTCCTCGACGGCCTGCAGGCCGAGCGCGAACAGGGGATCACCATCGACGTCGCCTATCGCTTTTTCTCCACCGACAAGCGCAAGTTCATCGTCGCCGACACCCCCGGCCACGAGCAGTACACCCGCAACATGGTCACCGGCGCCTCCACCGCCCAGGTCGCCGTCATCCTCATCGACGCCCGCAAGGGGGTGCTGACCCAGACCCGGCGGCACAGCTACCTGGTCTCCCTGGTCGGCATCCGCCACGTGGTTCTGGCCATCAACAAGATGGACCTGGTCGACTACAGCACCGAGCGCTTCGAGGCGATCCGCCGGGAGTACGAGGCTTTCGCCGCCGGACTCGGCTTCGACCAGATTGCCGCCATCCCCATCTCCGCCCTGAATGGCGACAATGTCCTGACGCGCAGCGAGAAGACCTCCTGGCACCAGGGACCGACCCTGATGGAATACCTCGAAACCGTCCAGGTGGCCGATGCCGCCGGCCAGAAGCCGTTCCGCATGCGGGTACAGTGGGTCAACCGCCCCAATCTCGACTTCCGCGGCTTCTGCGGCACCATCGCCTCGGGGATGGTGCACCCCGGCGACGAAGTGGTCGTCTGCTCTTCCGGACAGACCAGCCGCATCGCCCGCATCGTCACCATGGACGGCGACCTGTCCCGGGCCGTCGCCGGCCAGGCCGTGACCCTGACCCTGACCGACGAGATCGACATCAGCCGCGGCGACACCCTCGCCAGCCCGGAGGAGCGGCCCTACCACTCCGACCGCCTGGAGGCCAAGGTGGTCTGGCTGCACGAAGAGCCCCTGCTGCCGGGGCGCAGTTACCTGCTCAAGGCCGGCTCTTCTACCGCCCCCGCCCAGGTGGCCGAACTCAAGTTCAAGGTGAACGTCAACACCCTGCAGCAGGAAGCGGGCAAAACCCTTCAGCTCAACGAGGTGGGAATCTGCAGCCTCAGCCTCGGCAAGCCGATCAGCTTCGACTCCTACCGGGAGAACCGCGGCACCGGCAACTTCATCCTCATCGACCGCCTCACCAACGCCACCGTCGGCGCCGGGATGATTCACCAGCCCCTGCTGCAGCCGGGCAGCGGTCACTGGCAGAGCCTCGACCTCGACAAAAAGTCCCGGGCTGAACTCAAGGGGCAGAAACCGCGCGTTCTCTGGTTCACCGGCCTGCCCGGAGCGGGCAAGTCGACCATTGCCAATCTGGTCGAGAAGAAACTCCACTCCCTCGGTCGCCACACCTACCTCCTGGACGGCGACAACCTGCGCCAGGGGCTCAGCTGCGACCTCGACTTCAGCGACGCCGGCCAGGTCGAACACATCCGCCGGGTCGCCGAAGTCGCCAGACTCTTCCTCGATGCCGGGCTGATCGTGCTGGCCTCCGTCACCTCGCCGTTCCGGAGCGAGCGGCGAACTGCCCGCGAAATCCTCGAACCGGGTGAATTCGTGGAGATTTTCGTCGACACCCCGCTTCCGGTCTGCGAAGAGCGCGACACCACCGGACTTTACCGGAAGGCCCGCGCCGGAGAGATCAGGAACGTCGCCGGCATCGATTTAGCTTATGAAGTACCCGAGAATCCGGAGATCACCGTCAACGGCGCCCAGACTTCCGCCGAGGTCCTCGCGGAGCAGATTGTCCGGGAACTTTACGGGTAA
- the cysK gene encoding cysteine synthase A: MAQIFTDNSLSIGRTPLVRLNHLAPKGGATILAKVEGRNPAYSVKCRIGASMIWDAEKKGLLTPGKEIVEPTSGNTGIALAFVAAARGIPLTLTMPETMSIERRKVLKAFGANLILTPGAKGMSGAIAAAEELAASDPNKYVLLHQFKNPANPAIHEQTTGPEIWNDTDGQIDVLVSGVGTGGTISGISRYIKNTRGKKIISVAVEPADSPVISQKLAGAELKPGPHKIQGIGAGFIPDTLDLSVVDRVEQVSNDEALDFARRLAKEEGILSGISCGAAAAVAARLAAQPEFAGKNIVVILPDSGERYLTSVLFEGIV, translated from the coding sequence ATGGCCCAGATCTTCACCGACAACTCCCTCTCCATCGGCCGCACCCCTCTGGTTCGGCTCAACCACCTCGCCCCCAAGGGCGGAGCGACCATCCTGGCCAAGGTCGAGGGACGCAATCCCGCCTATTCGGTCAAATGCCGGATTGGCGCCTCGATGATCTGGGATGCCGAAAAGAAGGGCTTGCTGACCCCCGGCAAGGAAATCGTCGAGCCGACCAGCGGCAACACAGGAATCGCCCTCGCCTTTGTCGCCGCCGCCCGGGGCATCCCTCTCACCCTGACCATGCCGGAAACGATGAGCATCGAGCGGCGCAAGGTTCTCAAGGCTTTCGGCGCCAACCTGATTCTCACGCCGGGGGCCAAGGGAATGTCCGGCGCGATCGCCGCGGCCGAGGAGCTGGCGGCCTCCGACCCGAACAAATACGTGCTGCTGCACCAGTTCAAGAACCCGGCCAACCCGGCCATCCACGAGCAGACCACCGGACCCGAGATATGGAATGATACCGACGGCCAGATCGACGTCCTCGTCTCCGGCGTGGGGACCGGCGGCACCATCTCCGGCATCTCCCGCTACATCAAGAACACCCGCGGGAAGAAGATCATTTCGGTGGCGGTGGAACCTGCCGACAGCCCGGTGATCAGCCAGAAACTCGCCGGCGCCGAGCTCAAGCCCGGCCCGCACAAGATCCAGGGGATCGGCGCCGGCTTCATCCCCGACACCCTCGACCTCTCGGTCGTCGACCGGGTGGAGCAGGTGAGCAACGACGAAGCCCTCGACTTCGCCCGCCGCCTGGCCAAGGAAGAAGGTATCCTCTCGGGAATCTCCTGCGGCGCCGCCGCTGCCGTGGCCGCCCGACTGGCGGCACAACCTGAATTTGCCGGCAAGAACATCGTCGTCATTCTTCCGGACTCCGGTGAGCGCTACCTTACCAGCGTATTGTTCGAGGGGATCGTCTGA
- a CDS encoding phosphoadenylyl-sulfate reductase, whose translation MTTKIPSLPENATATEILQAGLAAAGGPVKLACSFSVEDVVVIDLVRELNLPVGIFALDTGRLNEETYEVAEAVSERYGVSIDWYFPEREAVEKLEREKGLFSFRASLENRHECCRIRKVEPLGRALAGLAGWVTGMRREQSVTRADIAPLEIDAAHGGILKINPLVSWTEAEVWAYAEKKRIPLNRLHKLGYPSIGCAPCTRAIRAGEHPRAGRWWWEDPENKECGLHKR comes from the coding sequence ATGACAACGAAAATTCCCTCCCTTCCCGAAAATGCCACGGCGACCGAAATCCTTCAGGCCGGCCTGGCGGCGGCCGGTGGCCCCGTCAAACTGGCCTGCTCCTTCAGCGTCGAAGACGTAGTCGTCATCGACCTGGTCCGGGAGCTGAACCTCCCGGTCGGCATCTTCGCCCTCGATACCGGCCGACTCAACGAGGAGACCTACGAAGTCGCCGAGGCGGTGAGCGAACGCTACGGCGTGTCGATCGACTGGTACTTTCCCGAGCGCGAAGCGGTGGAAAAGCTGGAGCGGGAAAAGGGTCTCTTCTCCTTCCGCGCCAGCCTGGAGAACCGCCACGAATGCTGCCGCATCCGCAAGGTGGAGCCGCTCGGCCGGGCGCTGGCGGGCCTGGCCGGCTGGGTCACCGGCATGCGCCGGGAGCAGAGCGTAACCCGCGCCGACATCGCCCCCCTGGAGATCGACGCCGCCCACGGCGGCATCCTGAAGATCAACCCCCTCGTCTCCTGGACGGAAGCCGAGGTGTGGGCTTATGCGGAAAAGAAGCGCATTCCCCTCAACCGCCTGCACAAGCTGGGCTACCCCTCCATCGGCTGCGCTCCCTGCACCCGGGCGATCCGGGCCGGCGAGCATCCCCGGGCCGGCCGCTGGTGGTGGGAGGACCCCGAAAACAAGGAATGCGGACTGCACAAGCGCTAG
- a CDS encoding PLP-dependent aspartate aminotransferase family protein → MTDKKMRPATLLVHQGRDRDPATGAAVVPIYTASTYHHAEGKPGEYDYSRSGNPSRDQVEEAIALLEGGCRGFAYASGMAAIGSALSLLKSGDHLVAPDDLYGGSWRYLAAVLPQLGIEASFVDQTDLAVVEAAIRPNTRALFLETPSNPLFKIVDLRAMVTLARRRGLLTLLDNTFMTPLLQRPLDLGVDVVIHSATKFLGGHSDLLAGLVTTADPDLAKRLKFFQNAFGAVLSPFDSFLLSRGIKTLKVRLEAAQQGAQLLAERLQAHPAVARVYYPGLADFAGRERHFAQASGAGAVLSLELQEKEQVTRLLRTIQLPIIAPSLGGVETILTHCWSMSHAAIPAETKLSLGIRETLVRISVGIEDPQDLWEDLVAGLA, encoded by the coding sequence ATGACTGACAAGAAAATGCGCCCAGCCACCCTGCTGGTTCACCAGGGCCGCGACCGCGACCCGGCCACCGGCGCCGCCGTCGTCCCCATCTACACCGCCTCGACCTACCACCACGCGGAAGGGAAGCCAGGCGAGTACGACTATTCCCGCAGCGGCAATCCGAGTCGCGACCAGGTGGAAGAAGCGATCGCCCTGCTTGAAGGAGGATGTCGTGGTTTCGCCTATGCCTCGGGGATGGCGGCCATCGGCAGCGCCCTCTCGCTGCTCAAAAGCGGCGACCACCTGGTCGCCCCGGACGATCTCTACGGCGGCTCCTGGCGCTACCTGGCGGCGGTGCTGCCGCAACTGGGGATCGAGGCCAGCTTCGTCGACCAGACCGATCTCGCCGTCGTCGAGGCCGCCATCCGCCCCAACACCCGGGCGCTCTTTCTCGAGACTCCCTCCAATCCGCTGTTCAAGATCGTCGACCTGCGGGCGATGGTTACTCTCGCCCGCCGACGGGGCCTGCTCACCCTGCTCGACAACACCTTCATGACGCCGCTCTTGCAGCGCCCGCTCGATCTGGGCGTCGACGTCGTCATCCACAGTGCCACCAAGTTCCTCGGCGGCCACTCGGACCTGCTGGCCGGCCTGGTCACCACTGCCGATCCCGACCTGGCCAAGCGCCTGAAGTTCTTCCAGAACGCCTTCGGCGCCGTCCTCTCCCCCTTTGACTCCTTCCTCCTCTCGCGCGGGATCAAGACTCTTAAGGTGCGACTGGAAGCGGCCCAGCAAGGGGCCCAACTGCTTGCCGAGCGACTGCAGGCGCACCCGGCGGTGGCCAGGGTCTACTATCCCGGCCTCGCCGACTTTGCCGGGCGCGAGCGGCACTTTGCCCAGGCGAGCGGCGCCGGCGCCGTCCTCTCCTTGGAACTGCAGGAGAAGGAGCAGGTGACGCGCCTGCTGCGGACCATCCAGTTGCCGATCATCGCCCCGAGCCTCGGCGGCGTGGAAACCATTCTCACCCACTGCTGGTCGATGTCGCACGCCGCCATCCCCGCCGAAACCAAGCTCAGCCTCGGCATCCGCGAGACGCTGGTGCGCATCTCCGTCGGCATCGAAGACCCCCAGGACCTCTGGGAGGATCTGGTGGCAGGATTGGCGTAG
- the cysD gene encoding sulfate adenylyltransferase subunit CysD: MPCPGRSALRPYTKVEKEDYMSQKMTHLRQLEAESIHIIREVAAEFENPVMLYSIGKDSAVMLHLARKAFFPARPPFPLLHVDTTWKFREMIEFRDRMAHECGFDLLIHTNVEGVEQGVTPFSHGSALYTDIMKTEGLKQALDKYKFDAAFGGARRDEEKSRAKERIFSFRTASHRWDPKSQRPELWNIYNARVRPGESIRAFPLSNWTELDVWQYIYLESIPIVPLYYAAVRPVVERDGMLIMVDDERLQLQAGEKVEMKSVRFRTLGCYPLTGAVESTAATLPEIIQEMLLTRTSERQGRLIDHDQSGSMEKKKQEGYF, encoded by the coding sequence GTGCCGTGCCCAGGGCGCAGCGCGCTGCGCCCCTACACCAAGGTTGAAAAAGAGGACTATATGAGCCAAAAAATGACCCACCTCCGCCAGCTCGAGGCGGAAAGCATCCATATCATCCGCGAGGTCGCGGCCGAGTTTGAAAACCCGGTGATGCTCTACTCCATCGGCAAGGACTCCGCGGTGATGCTGCACCTGGCACGCAAGGCCTTCTTCCCGGCCCGGCCGCCATTTCCGCTGCTGCACGTCGACACCACCTGGAAGTTCCGGGAGATGATCGAGTTCCGCGACCGGATGGCGCACGAGTGCGGCTTCGACCTGCTGATCCACACCAACGTGGAGGGGGTCGAGCAGGGGGTCACGCCGTTCAGCCACGGCAGCGCCCTCTATACCGACATCATGAAGACCGAGGGGCTCAAGCAGGCCCTCGACAAGTACAAGTTCGACGCCGCTTTCGGCGGCGCCCGGCGTGACGAGGAGAAGTCGCGCGCCAAGGAGCGGATCTTCTCCTTCCGCACCGCCAGCCACCGCTGGGACCCCAAGAGTCAGCGCCCCGAGCTGTGGAACATCTACAACGCCCGCGTCCGGCCCGGCGAGAGCATTCGCGCCTTTCCGCTCTCCAACTGGACCGAACTCGACGTCTGGCAGTACATCTACCTGGAGAGCATCCCCATCGTCCCCCTCTACTACGCTGCGGTGCGGCCGGTGGTCGAGCGGGACGGGATGCTGATCATGGTCGACGACGAACGGCTGCAGCTCCAGGCCGGGGAGAAGGTCGAGATGAAATCGGTGCGCTTCCGCACCCTGGGGTGCTACCCGTTGACCGGTGCTGTCGAATCGACCGCCGCCACCCTGCCGGAGATCATCCAGGAGATGCTCCTCACCCGCACCTCCGAACGCCAGGGACGGCTGATCGACCACGACCAGTCCGGCTCCATGGAGAAGAAGAAGCAGGAAGGATATTTTTAA
- a CDS encoding DASS family sodium-coupled anion symporter, translating to MEPVVFDKPLKIDRRPIWLILADRTLRYQVFAGLLIAGAVLFSLTPPEGLSVAGYRSLIVFGVSIFFWVSGLLPLAVTSLLAMAALPLLGIMEAKKTYALFGNEAVFFILGAFILGAAMTGSGLSSRMARAMLARFGRTPKSLVLTVFLLSAILSFCMSEHAVAAMMFAVVAEIVRSLELEPSRSLYGKLLFMAIGWGCVIGGIATFLGGARAPLAVGMLQENTGLDFSFFEWALAAGALVLPLLLLGFTLLLRFFPPDLANVDKGLLFLNRKRLETGRMSWDEKIVALIMLLTLLGWILLGKTLGLASIAILAVVALFVFRVVSWQTIEEYVNWGVILMYGGAIALASALEKSGAAQWLAGHGLAGLQDSPFLAVAVISLIAMLLTECISNAAVIAILMPIGLSLAKTMGMDPRIITLAIALPAGLAYCLPMGTPANAIVYSSGFLRSREMILPGAVIMACSWGLFLLTARFVWPLLGFKI from the coding sequence ATGGAACCGGTCGTTTTCGACAAGCCTCTGAAGATCGACCGTCGGCCGATCTGGCTGATTCTGGCGGACCGCACCCTGCGCTACCAGGTATTTGCCGGGCTACTGATCGCTGGTGCCGTTCTCTTCAGCCTGACCCCGCCCGAGGGGCTCTCGGTGGCCGGCTATCGCTCCCTCATCGTTTTTGGCGTCAGCATCTTTTTCTGGGTCTCCGGACTGCTGCCTCTGGCGGTCACCTCCCTGCTTGCCATGGCCGCCCTTCCCCTGCTGGGGATCATGGAGGCCAAGAAGACCTACGCCCTCTTCGGCAACGAGGCGGTATTCTTTATTCTCGGCGCCTTCATCCTGGGCGCCGCCATGACCGGCTCCGGCCTCTCCTCCCGCATGGCCCGCGCCATGCTGGCCCGTTTCGGCCGAACCCCGAAAAGCCTGGTTCTGACGGTCTTTCTCCTTTCGGCAATCCTCTCCTTCTGCATGAGCGAACACGCGGTGGCTGCCATGATGTTCGCCGTCGTCGCCGAAATCGTCCGCAGCCTGGAACTGGAGCCCTCCCGCAGCCTCTATGGCAAGCTCCTCTTCATGGCCATTGGCTGGGGCTGCGTCATCGGCGGCATCGCCACCTTTCTCGGCGGCGCCCGGGCGCCGCTGGCCGTCGGCATGCTGCAGGAAAACACCGGCCTGGACTTCTCCTTCTTCGAATGGGCCCTGGCCGCCGGCGCCCTGGTTCTGCCCTTGCTGCTGCTGGGCTTCACCCTGCTGCTGCGGTTCTTCCCTCCTGACCTGGCGAACGTGGATAAGGGCCTGCTGTTCCTCAACCGCAAGCGCCTGGAAACCGGACGGATGAGCTGGGACGAAAAGATCGTCGCGCTGATCATGTTGCTGACCCTGCTCGGCTGGATTCTCCTCGGCAAGACGCTGGGATTGGCCAGCATCGCCATTCTCGCCGTGGTCGCCCTCTTCGTCTTCCGGGTGGTGAGCTGGCAGACCATTGAAGAATACGTCAACTGGGGAGTGATCCTGATGTACGGCGGCGCCATCGCCCTCGCATCGGCCCTGGAGAAAAGCGGCGCGGCGCAGTGGCTTGCCGGTCACGGCCTGGCCGGCCTGCAGGATTCACCGTTTCTGGCCGTGGCCGTCATTTCGCTGATCGCCATGCTGCTCACCGAATGCATCAGCAATGCGGCGGTGATCGCCATCCTGATGCCGATCGGTCTCTCCCTGGCCAAGACCATGGGGATGGACCCGCGCATCATCACCCTGGCCATCGCCCTGCCGGCCGGCCTTGCTTACTGTCTGCCGATGGGGACGCCGGCCAACGCCATCGTCTATTCCTCCGGTTTTCTGCGGAGCCGGGAAATGATCCTGCCGGGAGCCGTGATCATGGCCTGCTCCTGGGGCCTATTCCTGCTGACGGCCCGCTTTGTCTGGCCCCTGCTGGGGTTCAAAATCTAA